From a single Isoalcanivorax indicus genomic region:
- a CDS encoding NAD(P)/FAD-dependent oxidoreductase produces MADVAVVGAGIIGQLTALALSDRGLTVIQIDAGPACPPASWAGGGILSALFPWRYPDALSALTGDAFERYRALSERIIAMGGPDPEVFRSGMHVHAGAERVRALEWAERRGVSAREVAAVETPLQRGGVVAFPDVGSVRNPRLLKGLARLLSREGIEPCRAVVRQLAKEGNGWRIETDGGLRHAERVVIAAGAWSAPLVAHLGVSLPLMPVQGEMLLFPPVVPAPRQILLAAEGYVIPRADGHMLVGSTLRPGSDDQRPTAVACKQLHVAAASLWPPLQGIEPVAQWAGVRPGSHRTWPWLGELPGAPGVFLAAGHYRNGLVSAPASAELLANLICGEKPFIDPTPYSVSSSSLSPP; encoded by the coding sequence ATGGCTGATGTGGCTGTGGTAGGCGCCGGCATAATCGGGCAATTGACCGCTCTGGCGCTTTCGGACCGTGGGCTGACGGTGATCCAGATCGACGCTGGCCCTGCTTGCCCGCCGGCGTCCTGGGCGGGGGGCGGCATACTGTCTGCTCTGTTTCCCTGGCGTTACCCTGATGCGTTGAGTGCGCTGACAGGCGATGCGTTTGAGCGTTACCGAGCTTTGTCGGAACGCATTATCGCGATGGGCGGGCCTGATCCCGAGGTATTTCGCAGTGGCATGCATGTTCATGCAGGCGCAGAACGTGTCCGGGCGCTGGAATGGGCCGAGCGGCGCGGCGTCTCTGCCAGAGAGGTCGCGGCCGTCGAGACGCCGCTGCAACGTGGCGGGGTAGTGGCGTTTCCCGACGTGGGCAGTGTCCGCAATCCTCGATTACTCAAGGGGCTTGCGAGACTGCTTTCCCGTGAAGGGATTGAGCCTTGCCGGGCTGTGGTCCGCCAGTTGGCAAAAGAGGGAAACGGTTGGCGCATCGAGACGGATGGCGGATTACGACACGCGGAGCGAGTGGTGATTGCAGCGGGGGCATGGAGCGCCCCGCTGGTGGCTCATTTGGGAGTCTCCCTGCCGCTCATGCCTGTTCAGGGAGAAATGCTGCTTTTCCCCCCGGTGGTGCCGGCGCCTCGGCAGATTTTGCTGGCGGCTGAGGGGTACGTAATCCCCAGAGCAGATGGGCATATGCTGGTAGGCTCAACGTTGCGTCCCGGCAGTGACGACCAGCGTCCGACGGCGGTGGCGTGTAAACAGCTGCATGTCGCTGCGGCGTCTTTGTGGCCTCCTCTTCAAGGCATCGAACCCGTAGCGCAGTGGGCAGGTGTGCGGCCGGGCAGTCATCGCACATGGCCCTGGCTTGGTGAGTTGCCGGGGGCGCCTGGGGTGTTTCTGGCTGCAGGTCACTACCGCAACGGTCTGGTCAGCGCCCCGGCCAGTGCAGAATTGCTGGCGAATCTCATATGCGGGGAAAAACCCTTTATCGACCCCACCCCTTATTCTGTTTCGTCGTCATCACTGTCGCCGCCCTGA
- a CDS encoding GspH/FimT family pseudopilin gives MDIPSCSGKTFLELLIVLALVSVLWGVASAPMGRLMSAQQVQTHQHLLHAHLNLARHGAVTSGYAVVVCPRTGNACAAGSGDWSEGWLVFEDFANENQCDVDPERGVCTAHGGRVLAVAEPVRQVQVVSNRNVARRVRFNTMGMSYGYTGRFSICDRRALASPRGLVVAQSGRVRRASASELLPCTR, from the coding sequence ATGGATATCCCTTCCTGTTCAGGCAAGACCTTTCTTGAACTGCTCATTGTATTGGCGCTTGTTTCCGTGCTGTGGGGTGTCGCATCGGCTCCAATGGGCAGGCTCATGAGTGCCCAGCAGGTGCAGACACATCAGCATCTGCTGCATGCCCATCTGAATCTGGCGCGTCATGGGGCGGTAACCAGCGGTTACGCCGTGGTGGTTTGCCCACGAACCGGGAATGCTTGTGCGGCGGGTTCAGGTGACTGGTCAGAGGGCTGGCTGGTCTTTGAGGACTTCGCGAACGAAAACCAGTGCGACGTCGACCCCGAACGTGGCGTGTGTACCGCGCATGGCGGGCGAGTGCTGGCGGTCGCTGAGCCAGTCCGGCAGGTCCAGGTTGTCAGTAACCGGAATGTCGCTCGCCGCGTGCGTTTCAATACGATGGGCATGAGCTATGGCTATACCGGTCGCTTCAGTATCTGTGACCGGCGTGCTCTGGCATCGCCACGGGGGTTGGTGGTTGCGCAAAGCGGTCGTGTCAGGCGTGCCTCGGCATCTGAACTACTGCCTTGTACACGCTGA
- a CDS encoding pilus assembly PilX family protein translates to MRHEPLKQSSGRRENQSGAALVMSLVLLLILTLIGIAALRNTAMQERMAGSLQDQNLAFQSAEAALREGEAALDVAVLPEFNGANGWHAWTSTSKPRWEQSPSETGRGGAINYSGEYEGVVAPQFFIEQLPAVVVEETPGGSRALGGGEALEEIDIYRVTARGFGRNPGTVVILQSVYRR, encoded by the coding sequence ATGAGACATGAGCCCCTGAAACAGTCATCTGGCAGACGCGAAAATCAGTCGGGTGCGGCGCTGGTCATGAGTCTGGTGCTGCTGCTTATCCTGACGCTCATTGGTATCGCGGCTCTTCGTAATACGGCAATGCAGGAGCGCATGGCTGGGTCGTTGCAAGACCAGAATCTTGCATTTCAGTCGGCTGAAGCTGCGTTGCGTGAAGGCGAGGCCGCTCTGGATGTGGCGGTTCTGCCGGAATTCAACGGCGCAAATGGCTGGCACGCCTGGACCAGCACCAGCAAGCCGCGGTGGGAGCAGTCGCCCTCGGAAACGGGGCGAGGCGGCGCGATCAACTACAGCGGTGAATATGAAGGCGTGGTGGCGCCACAATTCTTTATAGAGCAGCTGCCCGCGGTGGTGGTTGAGGAAACGCCGGGCGGTTCGCGAGCCCTGGGCGGAGGCGAAGCGCTTGAAGAGATCGATATCTATCGGGTTACGGCCCGTGGTTTCGGCAGAAACCCGGGGACCGTTGTCATCCTGCAGAGCGTCTATCGACGCTGA
- a CDS encoding pilus assembly protein has product MKRLTLFGWVLLACVMSARPVYAVSLSQVPLFVSSGVEPNVMFILDDSGSMRWAYMPDELASAPNFGSTGGCGWGCSSGTYAGFSSMSYRHLTNQNYLASSHVNQQYYNPDITYAPPPRGDGTYFPNSNFNDAWVDGYAQSGSKINLATNYRAIINDAAGTGIARFTISHNAAAGQAFYFRFVDSAQCRTNPYPDSCHQRVNVTEAERQNFANWFSFYRTRLMSSKAGIAFAFDQQPDAMRLGYGAINASSSTVDGTATQTIIRGVRPFRDDPGAGLNYRSQFFDWLHGATASGGTPLRRALDDAGKYYQRTGDRGPWSTTPGFAGGDSFECRQSYTVLMTDGYWNGDAAGQATGNVDGNEGPVHRAPDGRSYQYRPGPPFQDAHADTLADVAMYYWKNDLQPDMANRVPYTSFNPAFWQHMVTYGVGLGVSGTIDPATAWEAFENRTAIAWPNPHSTTDPRFKLDDLLHAAINSRGGFFSAQDPDTFSRELSGVLRSIIDRGNSSSAAIATNSTRLDGESYVYQARFNSGDWSGDLVAFRINRDGSVSNNPRWSAAQNLDQRTVEQRRVWTLNSETGEQVRFDWNQISAAQRTALGGDGQGQKVLSYVLGYHGDELRNGGTFRNRESRLADIVNSDPAYTGRETFGYQAISGAEGTSYPEFVFNKRQRDPMIYVGSNGGMLHGLDANTGVERFAYVPSFLISELPRLTDPEYTHRYFVDGSPTVTDAYIDGEWRTVLVGTPGVGGRGMFALDVSDPDNPSVLWEVGPGHPAYQHMGEGMDEVSLVRTVVGTGGNRESRWVVVAGNGYNSPTHQSALIILDAETGALEASLPTGEGSITARNGMAPVVAVSSTDDIRTADTIYGGDLYGNLWKFTQNNQGNWRIDSNRPVFRAVRNGTRQPITAKPEVGMNENGDMMIFIGTGKYLESVDTETSGGIQSLYGIIDNANNTITRADLRQQTIQLETEVDGQGVRIVSDHEMVNHRGWYVDLSTVSHERSVVRPLLRGDLILFVTLIPSSDPCSTGGTSWLMVLDVENGGRVDGGAIDLDGDGVIDLQDYVQGLPISGMREDNIMTRLTPQTGQGGTDTIIGSDSSGGMPQYNIRGIDDDLGRQSWRQVR; this is encoded by the coding sequence ATGAAACGCTTGACGTTGTTTGGATGGGTGCTGTTGGCATGCGTGATGTCTGCGCGTCCCGTATATGCGGTTTCTCTTTCCCAGGTGCCGCTCTTTGTGTCATCGGGGGTTGAGCCCAATGTGATGTTTATTCTCGACGATTCGGGGTCAATGCGCTGGGCGTATATGCCCGATGAGCTTGCGAGTGCTCCGAATTTCGGCTCCACTGGTGGTTGTGGGTGGGGGTGCAGCAGCGGAACTTACGCTGGTTTTTCCTCTATGTCCTACCGGCATCTGACCAATCAAAATTATCTTGCATCCAGTCATGTCAATCAGCAGTACTATAATCCTGATATTACTTATGCCCCCCCTCCCAGAGGGGATGGGACCTACTTCCCGAACTCGAATTTCAATGATGCATGGGTGGATGGCTACGCGCAGAGCGGCTCAAAAATTAATTTGGCGACAAATTATCGAGCTATTATTAATGACGCAGCAGGTACAGGTATTGCTCGATTTACCATTAGTCACAATGCGGCTGCGGGCCAGGCTTTCTATTTCAGGTTTGTTGATTCAGCACAATGCAGGACCAATCCGTATCCGGACTCTTGTCACCAGAGGGTTAATGTCACGGAAGCCGAAAGGCAAAATTTCGCCAACTGGTTTTCTTTCTATAGAACACGTCTGATGTCGTCGAAAGCGGGTATCGCTTTTGCGTTTGATCAGCAGCCGGATGCCATGCGTCTCGGGTATGGGGCGATCAATGCCAGCTCGTCCACTGTGGACGGTACTGCTACGCAGACGATTATTCGTGGGGTTCGCCCTTTCAGAGACGATCCTGGGGCGGGATTGAACTACAGATCCCAGTTCTTCGACTGGCTTCATGGCGCGACCGCGAGTGGTGGGACTCCATTGCGCAGGGCGCTGGATGATGCGGGTAAATATTATCAGCGCACAGGTGACAGGGGGCCGTGGAGCACAACCCCTGGCTTTGCTGGCGGGGATAGCTTTGAATGCCGCCAGAGTTACACGGTATTGATGACTGATGGATACTGGAATGGCGATGCTGCTGGGCAAGCGACCGGTAATGTCGACGGGAATGAGGGTCCTGTGCATCGGGCCCCTGATGGCAGGAGCTATCAGTATCGGCCGGGGCCGCCGTTCCAGGATGCTCATGCTGATACTCTGGCTGACGTCGCCATGTATTACTGGAAGAATGATCTGCAGCCGGATATGGCTAACCGTGTTCCATACACCAGCTTCAACCCTGCCTTTTGGCAGCATATGGTGACATATGGCGTCGGGTTGGGCGTGTCTGGAACCATCGACCCGGCGACTGCATGGGAGGCTTTCGAAAATCGAACAGCGATTGCTTGGCCGAACCCCCATTCCACAACAGATCCTCGCTTCAAGCTGGATGACTTGTTGCATGCGGCCATTAATAGCCGGGGCGGTTTTTTCAGTGCGCAGGACCCTGATACCTTCTCCAGGGAGTTGTCAGGGGTGTTGCGGAGTATTATTGATCGTGGCAACTCATCCTCCGCAGCCATCGCCACCAACTCGACGCGCCTTGATGGCGAAAGCTATGTCTACCAGGCCCGTTTCAATAGCGGCGACTGGAGCGGTGATCTGGTGGCTTTCCGCATAAACCGTGATGGCTCTGTGTCAAACAATCCAAGATGGAGCGCGGCGCAGAATCTGGATCAACGTACGGTTGAGCAGCGCAGAGTATGGACGCTTAACTCGGAGACCGGTGAGCAAGTGCGCTTCGACTGGAATCAGATATCAGCAGCCCAGCGTACGGCCCTCGGTGGCGATGGCCAGGGTCAGAAAGTGCTCTCTTACGTGTTGGGTTACCACGGTGATGAGCTTCGGAATGGCGGCACTTTCCGGAATCGGGAATCCCGGCTGGCGGATATCGTGAACTCCGATCCCGCTTACACCGGCCGTGAGACTTTTGGTTATCAGGCGATATCTGGAGCGGAGGGTACGTCATACCCTGAGTTTGTTTTCAACAAGCGGCAGCGAGACCCCATGATCTATGTCGGCTCGAATGGCGGCATGTTGCATGGCCTGGATGCCAATACCGGCGTTGAGCGGTTTGCTTATGTTCCCTCCTTCCTTATCTCCGAGCTGCCGCGGTTGACGGACCCTGAGTATACCCATCGTTATTTCGTGGATGGCTCTCCCACAGTAACGGACGCCTATATAGATGGTGAATGGCGTACGGTGCTGGTTGGTACGCCGGGTGTGGGTGGTCGTGGCATGTTCGCGCTGGATGTTTCTGATCCGGATAATCCCAGTGTGCTTTGGGAGGTCGGGCCAGGGCATCCTGCCTACCAGCATATGGGTGAAGGTATGGATGAAGTCTCGCTGGTGCGCACGGTGGTGGGCACCGGTGGCAACCGCGAGAGCCGTTGGGTGGTAGTCGCTGGTAACGGTTACAACAGCCCCACGCATCAGTCTGCCTTGATTATTCTTGATGCGGAGACCGGCGCGCTGGAGGCATCGCTGCCGACAGGCGAAGGAAGCATTACGGCGCGTAATGGTATGGCCCCTGTGGTGGCGGTGTCCTCGACCGATGATATCCGCACCGCTGACACCATCTATGGTGGTGATCTGTACGGTAATCTCTGGAAGTTTACGCAGAATAACCAGGGGAATTGGCGAATAGACAGTAACCGGCCGGTGTTTCGTGCAGTGCGTAACGGCACGCGCCAGCCCATTACGGCAAAACCTGAAGTGGGCATGAATGAAAACGGCGACATGATGATCTTCATCGGAACCGGCAAATATCTGGAGTCGGTGGACACTGAAACGTCAGGTGGTATCCAATCGCTGTATGGCATTATTGATAACGCGAACAACACCATTACGCGCGCAGATCTCCGTCAGCAGACCATCCAGCTCGAGACAGAAGTGGATGGGCAGGGCGTACGTATCGTGAGTGACCACGAGATGGTCAATCACCGGGGCTGGTATGTTGATCTCAGCACGGTCTCTCATGAGCGATCTGTTGTCCGGCCGTTGCTGCGCGGTGACCTCATTTTGTTCGTTACATTGATACCCTCCTCTGATCCCTGCTCTACAGGTGGGACAAGCTGGCTGATGGTGCTGGATGTGGAGAACGGCGGTCGTGTGGACGGCGGCGCGATTGATCTGGATGGTGATGGCGTCATTGATCTCCAGGACTATGTTCAGGGCCTTCCGATCAGTGGTATGCGAGAGGACAACATCATGACCCGGTTGACCCCGCAGACGGGCCAGGGCGGGACGGATACGATTATCGGGAGTGACTCCTCAGGCGGCATGCCGCAATATAATATCCGCGGCATTGATGATGATCTCGGCAGGCAGTCCTGGCGTCAGGTGAGGTAG
- a CDS encoding type IV pilin protein, with amino-acid sequence MGMSEVGLNWERAMPQKGFTLLELMVVVAIVGVLAAIAYPAYQAQTERGRVSEGRAAMVEAAASMERCYTATGTYVGCNPRPDSSATGFYNIVAANRTASNYQLQAVRQRATGANKCGTLLLNAAGQRDAQGNSQSVDECWR; translated from the coding sequence ATGGGTATGTCCGAAGTGGGCCTGAATTGGGAGAGAGCCATGCCGCAGAAGGGGTTTACACTGCTGGAACTTATGGTGGTCGTGGCGATTGTCGGTGTTCTTGCGGCCATCGCCTATCCCGCTTATCAGGCCCAGACGGAGCGCGGCCGCGTATCCGAAGGCCGGGCGGCGATGGTCGAGGCGGCGGCGTCCATGGAACGGTGTTATACCGCCACCGGGACCTATGTCGGATGTAATCCCCGGCCCGACAGTTCAGCCACCGGCTTCTACAACATCGTTGCGGCCAACCGGACAGCGTCCAACTATCAGTTGCAAGCGGTGCGACAGCGTGCCACGGGTGCAAACAAGTGCGGTACCTTGCTCTTGAACGCGGCCGGGCAGCGAGACGCGCAAGGCAATAGTCAGTCCGTTGACGAGTGCTGGCGATGA